A window from Corynebacterium singulare encodes these proteins:
- a CDS encoding ferredoxin--NADP reductase domain-containing protein, whose amino-acid sequence MSLRVAAVGAGPAGIYASDLLLRNDEHDIHVDLFEQMPAPFGLIRYGVALDISRILAKTGDELLVTEIPDNVYESLKNNKAETVHMFGRRGPAQAKFTPKELCEMDLSDTIQVLVVPEDIDYDATSEEVRRADKSVDLNCQVLEQYAMREPDDAPHKIYIHFFEEPVKVLTDDSGAITGLRTERQELDGNGGITGTGKFTDWPVQQVYHAVGYRSEPVDGVPFDVERNVIPNDGGHVLETIEDDAGFEDKLYVTGWIKRGPIGLIGSTKSNAKETTDMLIADASAGKLATPSHTGPDEILELLDERNIPYTTWDGWYRLDEAERKLGEQSALPRERKKIVEWEEMVEHARAGQ is encoded by the coding sequence CTGAGTTTACGTGTCGCCGCCGTCGGCGCCGGCCCCGCCGGTATTTACGCCTCCGACCTCCTCCTCCGCAACGACGAGCACGACATCCACGTCGACCTCTTCGAGCAGATGCCCGCCCCCTTCGGGCTGATCCGTTACGGCGTCGCACTCGACATCTCCCGCATCCTGGCCAAGACCGGCGACGAGCTCCTGGTCACCGAGATCCCGGACAACGTGTACGAGTCCCTGAAGAACAACAAGGCGGAGACGGTCCACATGTTCGGCCGCCGTGGCCCCGCGCAGGCCAAGTTCACCCCGAAGGAGCTGTGCGAGATGGACCTCTCCGACACCATCCAGGTGCTCGTGGTCCCGGAGGACATTGATTACGACGCCACAAGCGAGGAAGTCCGCCGTGCCGACAAGTCCGTCGACCTGAACTGCCAGGTCCTGGAGCAGTACGCCATGCGCGAGCCGGACGACGCGCCGCACAAAATCTACATCCACTTCTTCGAAGAGCCGGTCAAGGTGCTTACCGACGACTCCGGCGCCATCACCGGCCTCCGCACCGAGCGCCAGGAGCTGGACGGCAACGGCGGCATCACGGGCACCGGCAAGTTCACCGACTGGCCGGTCCAGCAGGTCTACCACGCGGTGGGCTACCGCTCCGAGCCCGTCGACGGCGTGCCCTTCGACGTGGAGCGCAACGTCATCCCGAACGACGGCGGCCACGTTCTGGAGACCATCGAGGACGACGCCGGCTTTGAGGACAAGCTCTACGTCACCGGCTGGATCAAGCGCGGCCCGATCGGCCTGATCGGCAGCACCAAGTCCAACGCGAAGGAAACCACCGACATGCTCATCGCCGACGCCAGCGCCGGCAAGCTCGCCACCCCGTCGCACACCGGCCCGGACGAAATTCTCGAACTGCTCGACGAGCGCAACATCCCCTACACCACCTGGGACGGCTGGTACCGATTGGACGAGGCCGAGCGCAAGCTGGGCGAGCAGTCTGCCCTGCCGCGCGAGCGCAAGAAGATCGTCGAGTGGGAGGAAATGGTCGAGCACGCCCGCGCCGGCCAGTAA
- a CDS encoding alpha/beta hydrolase — translation MGGARPVLLYVHGGGWDQMSRRSQAYNMRRMADAGYVVASIDYTLARPGRPTWDTAAGEVGCALSWVGRHAGDYGGDASKIFTYGESAGGQLVLNATYDAAAGTLASDCGGAPAVPRAVYVDSPALDIRRVYSAGDPYAGQGSKDTAVKYLGGAPDEVPARANFVTSANHVTDASQPTMIWRSDHDRLVPPESYDAFRAAATAHGVALTEQVRRHADHASALSAHGVWNQNLLATMQRFFAENGANA, via the coding sequence GTGGGCGGTGCACGGCCCGTACTGCTCTACGTTCACGGGGGTGGGTGGGACCAGATGAGCAGGCGCTCGCAGGCCTACAACATGCGGCGTATGGCGGACGCTGGCTACGTCGTCGCTTCGATCGACTACACACTCGCGCGTCCCGGCCGCCCGACGTGGGACACCGCCGCGGGTGAAGTCGGCTGCGCTCTGTCGTGGGTGGGACGCCACGCTGGGGATTACGGTGGCGACGCTAGCAAGATCTTCACCTACGGCGAGTCAGCCGGGGGCCAGCTGGTCCTCAACGCCACCTACGACGCCGCCGCCGGCACCTTGGCCTCCGACTGCGGTGGCGCCCCAGCGGTGCCGCGGGCCGTTTACGTAGACTCCCCTGCGCTGGATATCCGCCGCGTGTACTCGGCGGGCGACCCGTACGCCGGGCAGGGTTCAAAGGACACGGCGGTGAAGTACCTGGGCGGCGCTCCGGATGAAGTGCCGGCGCGTGCGAACTTTGTCACATCCGCCAACCACGTCACCGACGCATCCCAGCCGACGATGATCTGGCGCAGCGACCACGACCGGCTCGTTCCCCCAGAGAGCTACGACGCATTCCGCGCGGCGGCTACTGCGCACGGCGTCGCATTGACAGAGCAGGTCCGCAGGCACGCGGACCACGCTTCGGCGCTGAGCGCCCACGGGGTGTGGAACCAGAACCTGCTGGCCACGATGCAGCGCTTCTTCGCCGAGAACGGGGCGAACGCATGA
- a CDS encoding sensor histidine kinase, whose product MEPEPAGHDAALLRRERGERMNITWQRATVLIVVAILTLLFAFDWVTVQSPYGAAGTAAGAALITVCGACCAAYHVRPAAAVAGIAACASFALCLVALSVPLYWEPALAFGAVVTSSRVPRRDRTWLTVWLLAIPTVALFTHSMFTPDWPGGQSAWRAAAVAVCTVALSWVFLGFFFLLGVQLRNRREKISELEQQIEFAHVRERTQIAREMHDIVAHTLAGITTLADGARYASKHNPEVAREALETISAESRTALSQMRGLLSVLRDDDATAPTGAAPGRRDFTALFNDARAHDLDLTVAGFDELPEDVPPLTLFTLYRVCQEAITNMLRHAPAPEGALTFSADAKSVRVEAVNAAPKSKHGPDGFGLVGIRERVAAHGGRVSVTDDGGEFVLTAEVPR is encoded by the coding sequence GTGGAACCAGAACCTGCTGGCCACGATGCAGCGCTTCTTCGCCGAGAACGGGGCGAACGCATGAACATAACCTGGCAGCGAGCGACCGTGCTCATAGTCGTCGCGATCCTGACCTTGCTCTTCGCTTTCGACTGGGTCACAGTCCAGTCCCCCTACGGTGCGGCCGGTACCGCCGCCGGCGCCGCCCTCATCACCGTGTGCGGTGCCTGCTGCGCGGCGTACCACGTCCGCCCCGCCGCAGCTGTCGCCGGGATCGCCGCGTGCGCCAGCTTCGCGCTGTGCCTCGTTGCGCTGAGCGTCCCCCTCTACTGGGAACCGGCGCTCGCCTTCGGTGCGGTCGTCACCTCATCCCGCGTCCCCCGGCGCGACCGCACCTGGTTGACCGTCTGGCTCCTCGCGATACCCACCGTCGCACTTTTCACCCACAGCATGTTCACACCGGACTGGCCGGGCGGCCAGTCCGCGTGGCGCGCCGCCGCCGTCGCAGTCTGCACGGTGGCGCTATCGTGGGTGTTTCTAGGGTTCTTTTTCCTTCTCGGCGTTCAGCTTCGCAACCGGCGGGAAAAGATCTCCGAGTTGGAGCAGCAGATCGAATTCGCTCACGTCCGCGAGCGCACCCAGATCGCACGAGAGATGCACGACATTGTCGCCCACACTCTCGCCGGGATCACCACCCTGGCGGACGGTGCGCGATACGCATCCAAACACAACCCAGAAGTGGCCAGGGAGGCCCTTGAAACTATCAGCGCTGAATCACGCACCGCGCTGTCGCAGATGCGCGGACTGCTCAGCGTGTTACGCGACGACGATGCCACGGCACCCACCGGCGCTGCCCCGGGCCGACGCGACTTCACCGCGCTGTTCAACGACGCCCGCGCCCATGACCTCGACTTAACTGTCGCGGGCTTCGACGAGCTCCCGGAGGATGTGCCGCCACTCACGCTCTTCACCCTCTACCGTGTCTGCCAGGAGGCCATCACTAATATGCTGCGCCACGCGCCCGCACCGGAAGGTGCGCTCACCTTTTCCGCCGACGCGAAGTCGGTGCGTGTGGAGGCGGTCAACGCTGCGCCGAAAAGCAAGCACGGCCCCGACGGTTTCGGGCTTGTAGGCATCCGCGAGCGAGTCGCGGCGCACGGCGGGCGCGTGAGCGTGACCGACGACGGCGGCGAGTTCGTCCTGACCGCGGAGGTACCACGATGA
- a CDS encoding response regulator encodes MINVALVDDQPLVRTGFSLLVTSQDDMDVIWQAGDGAGVAGQPAADIVLMDIQMPGTDGIEACRALLAEHPDTRVIMLTTFDERDLVLGALDAGASGFLLKDADPDELLDALRTVHGGDAVLAPKVTRHVIGAAQAPEQREAARNEAMLERLTPREVEVLRLVALGYSNQEIAEAETLSPATVKTHVHRILFKTESRDRVHAVLFAFRAGLVGTGELLGH; translated from the coding sequence ATGATCAACGTCGCGCTTGTGGACGACCAGCCGCTCGTGCGCACCGGCTTCTCCCTGCTCGTCACCTCCCAGGACGACATGGACGTGATCTGGCAGGCGGGCGACGGCGCTGGGGTGGCCGGGCAGCCGGCGGCGGACATCGTGCTCATGGACATTCAGATGCCCGGCACGGACGGCATCGAGGCCTGCCGCGCGTTGCTCGCCGAGCACCCGGACACCCGCGTCATCATGCTGACCACCTTTGACGAGCGCGACCTCGTCCTCGGCGCACTTGACGCCGGGGCCTCCGGGTTCCTGCTCAAAGACGCCGACCCTGACGAGCTGCTCGACGCGCTGCGCACCGTCCACGGCGGCGACGCGGTACTCGCGCCGAAGGTGACGCGCCACGTCATCGGCGCCGCGCAAGCCCCCGAGCAGCGGGAGGCGGCACGCAACGAGGCAATGCTCGAGCGACTCACCCCGCGCGAGGTGGAGGTCCTGCGCTTGGTGGCGCTGGGCTACTCAAACCAGGAGATTGCCGAGGCCGAAACGCTCTCCCCCGCGACGGTGAAGACCCACGTGCACCGCATTCTGTTCAAGACCGAGTCCCGCGACCGCGTCCACGCCGTCCTCTTCGCGTTCCGCGCGGGCTTGGTGGGCACCGGTGAATTGCTGGGCCACTAG
- a CDS encoding ATP-binding cassette domain-containing protein, with amino-acid sequence MIEVHNLTKRYSNSTAVDALSFTAPDGDVTGFLGPNGSGKSTTMRMIVGLETPDEGEALIDGSTFRSLDQPARAVGALLNPEWIAPHMTGRDHLKMVTDYAGVPESRANEALEAFGLAEAAKRKVKNYSLGMRQRLGVASALIADPSNVILDEPVNGLDPQGVAWMRGRIREMAAEGRAVVVSSHLMSEMQLTADRLVVINRGRLAGEGPLEDFLGSNRVEATCSDPARLAEAVGGQVIGDSVVVDDATVRDVGEAAHRVGVTVYSLQESRRSLEEVFLESTK; translated from the coding sequence ATGATTGAAGTTCACAACCTGACCAAACGGTATTCAAACTCCACCGCCGTCGACGCGCTGTCGTTCACCGCGCCGGACGGCGACGTCACAGGCTTCTTGGGCCCGAACGGCTCCGGCAAGTCCACGACCATGCGCATGATCGTCGGGCTAGAAACCCCAGACGAGGGCGAGGCGCTTATCGACGGCTCCACTTTCCGATCCCTCGACCAGCCCGCACGCGCCGTCGGGGCGCTGCTCAACCCAGAATGGATCGCCCCGCACATGACTGGGCGCGACCACCTGAAGATGGTCACCGATTACGCCGGCGTGCCGGAATCCCGCGCCAACGAGGCGCTTGAGGCGTTCGGGCTCGCGGAAGCAGCAAAACGGAAAGTGAAAAACTACTCCCTCGGCATGCGCCAGCGCCTCGGCGTGGCCAGCGCGCTGATCGCGGACCCATCCAACGTCATCCTGGACGAGCCGGTCAACGGCCTCGACCCGCAGGGCGTCGCCTGGATGCGGGGGCGCATCCGCGAGATGGCCGCCGAGGGCCGTGCGGTAGTTGTCTCTTCGCACCTGATGAGCGAGATGCAGCTCACTGCGGACCGCCTTGTGGTGATCAACCGCGGCCGCCTCGCCGGCGAGGGCCCGCTCGAGGACTTCCTGGGCTCCAACCGGGTTGAGGCGACCTGCAGCGACCCGGCACGGCTGGCTGAGGCCGTCGGCGGCCAGGTCATCGGCGACTCCGTTGTCGTCGACGACGCCACCGTCCGAGACGTCGGCGAGGCCGCCCACCGCGTGGGCGTGACGGTGTACTCCCTCCAGGAATCCCGCCGAAGCCTCGAAGAAGTGTTCCTGGAGTCGACGAAATAG
- a CDS encoding DUF418 domain-containing protein gives MSMKESTRHAGERTTARRRFVAPDLARGFALVGIAMANIVTDWDPAEGVDHAAGLGGYNGDGTAWEKLLVFLETLFVHVRGLPMFATLLGVGMGMIFVSLERRGYPLRARRGVLARRYGFLFLFGLVHKTLFFTNDIMTAYGIAALILCLFIGWSDKALYALAGAAFALYTALQAPGVFAAFSSTAEPIDGSPARIVDLSDRIAAGLANFWVYPAMGVIEMLAFFPLVVVGFVWGRRGIFGDVNGDSRMLRGWAILAAVVIAAVGIPWGCAEIGALEPRWATGLNATNGLVGMLTGPGILAAISLACRPLQSRINASGPLPHLAQPLVALGKRSMSGYLAQTVLFTLTTQPAFWWATRDAAISGKLGWAVLIWLVTVAGAWALEWAGKPGPFEWLHRRLSYGKDGLPEHYPG, from the coding sequence ATGAGCATGAAAGAGAGCACAAGACATGCCGGTGAGCGCACCACCGCCCGTCGGCGGTTCGTGGCCCCCGACCTCGCCCGCGGTTTCGCTCTAGTCGGCATCGCGATGGCCAACATAGTCACCGACTGGGATCCAGCGGAGGGTGTCGACCACGCGGCGGGCCTCGGCGGCTACAACGGCGACGGCACCGCGTGGGAGAAGCTGCTCGTCTTCCTAGAGACGCTCTTCGTGCATGTGCGCGGCCTACCCATGTTTGCCACCCTCCTCGGTGTTGGCATGGGCATGATTTTTGTCAGCCTCGAACGACGCGGCTACCCGCTGCGCGCCCGGCGCGGGGTGCTCGCGCGCCGCTACGGGTTCCTGTTCCTGTTCGGTCTGGTGCATAAGACGCTGTTTTTTACCAACGACATCATGACGGCCTACGGCATCGCGGCACTTATCCTGTGCTTGTTCATCGGGTGGAGCGACAAGGCCCTCTACGCCCTCGCAGGTGCTGCGTTCGCCCTGTACACGGCGCTTCAGGCACCTGGCGTATTCGCCGCGTTTTCGTCGACAGCGGAACCGATAGACGGCAGCCCCGCGCGCATCGTCGACCTCAGCGACCGCATAGCCGCGGGCCTGGCCAACTTCTGGGTGTACCCGGCAATGGGCGTGATCGAGATGCTCGCCTTCTTCCCGCTTGTCGTGGTCGGGTTCGTCTGGGGCCGCCGCGGTATCTTCGGCGACGTCAACGGCGACTCCCGGATGCTCCGCGGGTGGGCGATTCTTGCAGCCGTAGTTATCGCGGCCGTCGGCATCCCGTGGGGCTGTGCGGAAATCGGCGCGCTCGAACCCAGGTGGGCTACAGGGCTCAATGCCACCAACGGGCTCGTCGGCATGCTCACCGGCCCCGGCATCCTCGCTGCCATCTCCCTCGCGTGCCGGCCGTTGCAATCGCGTATCAACGCCTCCGGCCCCCTCCCGCACCTAGCCCAACCGCTAGTGGCGCTGGGGAAACGTTCCATGAGCGGCTACCTTGCGCAAACGGTCCTGTTCACCCTGACCACCCAGCCCGCGTTCTGGTGGGCGACCCGCGACGCAGCAATCTCCGGAAAGCTTGGCTGGGCGGTGCTTATCTGGCTGGTTACGGTGGCTGGTGCGTGGGCGCTCGAGTGGGCCGGCAAGCCGGGTCCGTTCGAGTGGCTGCACCGTCGTCTATCGTACGGCAAAGACGGCCTGCCCGAGCACTACCCCGGCTAG
- a CDS encoding ABC transporter ATP-binding protein, giving the protein MELVRILLSRSKPYTGYVIAVLLLQALSTAATLYLPSLNAKIIDKGVAKVDIDYIWHTGGIMLGVAFIQVIAAIAAIWFGSRTAMGLGRDLRSDVFRRVTRYSAEDMSHFGTATLITRGTNDVQQIQMVYMMILNFMVTAPIMSIGGIIMAMREDAGMSWLVVVSVVVLLAAISVLIVKLMPLFRAWQGKLDTMNGTLREQIAGIRVVRAFVREDHEAERFRTANRDLTDLSLKVGQLFILMFPIITVILNVATGAVLWFGGHRVDEGLVEVGSLTAFLQYLLQILAAVMMGTFMAMILPRSIICARRITDVLDHAPSIDEPANPIVPERSAGVVELRNVTFQYAGAEEPVLRDVSFTATPGTTTALIGATGSGKTTALSLIPRLYLPTEGHVLLDGTDVAEMKRGDVVKRVGLVPQKPYLFSGSVASNLRLGAPDATDEELWAALRTAQADFVEDLDMHIAQGGTNVSGGQRQRLSIARMLVARPLVYLFDDSFSALDVLTDAAVREAMREYTAHATTIIVAQRVSSIVDADQILVMDAGRIVARGTHAELLEKSETYREIVESQKTAEVA; this is encoded by the coding sequence ATGGAACTCGTTCGCATACTGTTATCCCGCTCCAAGCCCTATACCGGCTACGTCATCGCGGTGCTCCTACTGCAGGCGCTCTCCACCGCGGCAACGCTCTACCTGCCGTCGCTGAACGCGAAGATCATCGACAAGGGCGTGGCTAAAGTCGACATCGACTACATCTGGCACACCGGCGGCATCATGCTGGGCGTGGCCTTCATCCAGGTCATTGCCGCCATCGCCGCCATCTGGTTCGGCTCACGCACGGCGATGGGCTTAGGCCGCGATCTACGCTCGGACGTCTTCCGCCGCGTGACCCGCTACTCCGCCGAGGACATGAGCCACTTCGGCACCGCCACCCTCATTACCCGCGGCACCAACGACGTCCAGCAGATCCAGATGGTCTACATGATGATCCTCAACTTCATGGTCACCGCCCCCATCATGTCCATCGGCGGCATCATCATGGCCATGCGCGAGGACGCCGGCATGTCCTGGCTCGTCGTTGTCTCCGTCGTCGTGCTGCTGGCGGCCATCTCGGTGCTCATCGTCAAGCTCATGCCGCTCTTCCGCGCCTGGCAGGGCAAGCTCGACACCATGAACGGCACCCTGCGCGAGCAAATCGCCGGCATTCGCGTCGTGCGCGCCTTCGTCCGCGAGGACCACGAGGCGGAGCGCTTCCGCACCGCCAACCGCGACCTCACCGACCTCTCCCTCAAGGTGGGTCAGCTGTTCATTCTCATGTTCCCCATCATCACCGTCATCCTCAACGTAGCCACCGGCGCGGTGCTATGGTTCGGCGGCCACCGCGTGGATGAGGGCCTCGTGGAAGTCGGCTCGCTCACGGCCTTCCTGCAGTACCTCCTGCAGATCCTCGCCGCGGTCATGATGGGTACCTTCATGGCGATGATCCTGCCGCGCTCCATCATCTGCGCGCGCCGCATCACTGATGTCCTCGACCACGCGCCCTCCATCGACGAACCCGCTAACCCCATCGTCCCGGAGCGCTCCGCGGGCGTGGTCGAGCTGCGCAACGTCACCTTCCAGTACGCCGGCGCCGAGGAGCCTGTGCTTCGCGACGTCTCCTTCACCGCCACCCCCGGCACCACCACCGCGCTCATCGGTGCGACGGGCTCCGGCAAAACCACGGCGCTCTCCCTCATCCCGCGCCTCTACCTTCCCACCGAGGGCCACGTGCTTCTCGACGGGACGGATGTCGCCGAGATGAAACGGGGGGACGTCGTCAAGCGCGTGGGCCTCGTGCCCCAGAAACCGTATCTGTTCAGCGGATCCGTGGCCTCCAACCTGCGCCTTGGCGCCCCGGACGCCACCGACGAGGAACTGTGGGCGGCGCTGCGCACCGCGCAGGCGGACTTTGTTGAGGACCTCGACATGCACATCGCGCAGGGCGGCACGAACGTCTCCGGTGGGCAGCGTCAGCGCCTATCGATTGCCCGCATGCTCGTCGCGCGCCCGCTGGTGTACCTGTTCGATGATTCCTTCTCGGCGCTGGACGTGTTGACGGACGCCGCCGTGCGCGAGGCCATGCGCGAATACACCGCCCACGCCACGACGATTATCGTGGCGCAACGCGTGAGCTCGATTGTGGACGCGGACCAGATTCTGGTCATGGATGCTGGACGCATCGTCGCGCGCGGCACGCATGCGGAGCTGCTGGAGAAGTCCGAGACCTACCGCGAAATCGTGGAATCCCAGAAGACTGCGGAGGTGGCATAA
- a CDS encoding ABC transporter ATP-binding protein produces MAEHNTLNEETTAEFEQKTGENAPRKAKNFWPSAKRLFGLLAPFKVQLWAIAAMNIVCVFLAVAAPKVMGKATDVIFSGVISRQMPAGITKEQAIAALRAGGQDKFADMASAMDLTPGLGINFSKLGTIILIVIAMYVVSSLFQWWQGYLLNSLVMKVVFDLRESIEAKLNALPLNYFDTQSRGDLLSRTTNDADNIQSALQQAISQLFYNLLMVVGITVMMFTVSWQLALVALLALPLTAVVVAVIGSRAQKQFKAQWKATGDLNGQIEEAFSGHDLATVFGRIDAMTEDFDKRNAELFRSASLAQFLAGMLMPIMQFISYLSYVVIAVLGALKVAAGNLTLGDAQAFIQYSREFNQPLGQLGGMMQQVQSGVASAERVFEFLDAEEESPERTVTALGGRAKGLVEFDDVDFSYDPENPLIQDLSLRVEPGQTAAIVGPTGAGKTTLVNLIMRFYDIDSGTIRLDGIDTAEMSRHELRSQVGMVLQDATVFEGTIMDNIRYGRLDATDEEVIAAAKATYVDRFVHSLPEGYDTKIDQDGGAISAGERQLITIARAFLSQPALLILDEATSSVDTRTEMLVQKAMNALRADRTSFIIAHRLSTIRDADVIIVMESGRIVEQGTHAELLDAHGAYHRLHQSQFRES; encoded by the coding sequence ATGGCTGAGCACAATACCTTGAACGAGGAGACCACCGCCGAGTTTGAGCAGAAAACCGGCGAAAACGCTCCGCGCAAGGCGAAGAACTTTTGGCCTTCTGCGAAACGGCTCTTTGGCCTGCTTGCTCCGTTCAAGGTGCAGCTGTGGGCGATTGCGGCGATGAACATCGTCTGTGTGTTCCTCGCCGTGGCCGCGCCCAAGGTGATGGGTAAGGCCACCGACGTCATTTTTTCCGGCGTGATTTCGCGCCAGATGCCCGCCGGCATCACCAAGGAGCAGGCTATCGCGGCGCTGCGTGCGGGCGGCCAGGACAAATTCGCGGACATGGCCTCCGCCATGGACCTCACCCCGGGCCTCGGCATTAACTTCTCCAAGCTGGGAACCATCATCCTCATCGTCATCGCGATGTACGTGGTGTCCTCCCTGTTCCAGTGGTGGCAGGGCTACCTGCTCAACTCGCTGGTGATGAAGGTGGTTTTCGACCTGCGCGAGAGCATCGAGGCCAAGCTCAACGCGCTGCCGCTCAACTATTTCGATACGCAATCGCGCGGTGACCTGCTTTCGCGCACGACCAACGACGCCGACAACATCCAGTCCGCCCTCCAGCAGGCCATTTCGCAGCTGTTTTATAACCTGCTCATGGTCGTGGGCATTACGGTCATGATGTTCACCGTGTCTTGGCAGCTGGCCCTCGTGGCGCTGCTGGCGCTGCCGCTGACCGCGGTGGTCGTCGCGGTGATTGGTTCGCGCGCGCAGAAGCAGTTCAAGGCGCAGTGGAAGGCTACTGGTGACCTCAACGGTCAGATTGAGGAGGCCTTTTCCGGTCACGATCTCGCCACCGTCTTCGGCCGCATCGACGCCATGACGGAGGACTTCGATAAGCGCAACGCCGAACTCTTCCGCTCCGCCTCCCTGGCGCAGTTTCTCGCCGGCATGCTCATGCCCATCATGCAATTCATCTCCTACCTGTCCTACGTCGTCATCGCGGTGCTCGGCGCGCTCAAGGTGGCTGCCGGCAACCTCACGCTGGGTGATGCCCAGGCCTTTATCCAGTACTCCCGCGAGTTCAACCAGCCGCTGGGCCAGCTCGGCGGCATGATGCAACAGGTGCAGTCCGGCGTGGCGTCGGCCGAGCGCGTCTTCGAGTTTCTCGACGCCGAGGAAGAGTCCCCCGAGCGCACCGTCACTGCCTTGGGCGGCCGCGCGAAGGGCCTCGTGGAGTTCGACGACGTCGATTTCTCCTACGACCCAGAAAATCCGCTCATCCAGGACCTGTCGCTGCGCGTGGAACCCGGCCAGACTGCGGCGATCGTCGGCCCCACAGGTGCGGGTAAAACCACGCTGGTCAACCTCATCATGCGCTTCTACGACATCGACTCGGGCACGATCCGCCTCGATGGCATCGACACCGCCGAGATGTCCCGGCACGAGCTGCGCTCGCAGGTGGGCATGGTGCTCCAAGATGCCACCGTCTTCGAGGGCACCATCATGGATAACATCCGCTACGGCCGCCTCGACGCCACCGACGAGGAGGTCATCGCCGCGGCGAAGGCTACCTACGTCGACCGGTTTGTCCACTCCCTGCCGGAGGGCTACGACACCAAGATTGATCAGGATGGCGGCGCGATTTCCGCCGGTGAGCGCCAGCTCATCACCATTGCCCGCGCCTTCCTGTCCCAGCCCGCGCTGCTCATTCTGGATGAGGCCACCTCCTCTGTGGATACCCGTACCGAGATGCTCGTCCAGAAAGCCATGAATGCTCTGCGCGCGGACCGCACGTCCTTCATCATCGCGCACCGCCTGTCCACGATTCGGGACGCCGACGTCATCATCGTCATGGAATCCGGGCGCATCGTGGAGCAGGGCACCCACGCTGAGCTTCTCGACGCCCACGGCGCCTACCACCGCCTCCACCAGTCCCAGTTCCGCGAGTCCTAA
- a CDS encoding DUF6114 domain-containing protein, translated as MSADTDTGTDPAATTQTRRARFQQWRAGRPFIPGLLLILSGIVIATPAYFTVKISDLLVMISTVSGVSTLLIGALLVMFGLGAWFRPATATYLGVLGIIVAVIAVPTSNLGGFLIGSLLGIVGGALTLAWEPSDG; from the coding sequence ATGTCTGCTGACACTGACACCGGCACCGACCCTGCGGCGACGACCCAGACGCGCCGGGCGCGGTTTCAGCAGTGGCGCGCCGGGCGTCCCTTCATCCCGGGCCTGCTGCTCATCCTCTCTGGCATCGTCATCGCCACGCCGGCGTATTTCACGGTGAAGATTTCGGACCTCCTCGTCATGATCTCCACCGTCTCTGGCGTGTCCACGCTGCTCATCGGCGCGCTGCTCGTCATGTTTGGCCTCGGCGCTTGGTTCCGGCCGGCCACCGCGACCTACCTCGGCGTGCTCGGCATCATTGTCGCGGTCATCGCCGTGCCGACCTCGAACCTCGGCGGCTTCCTCATCGGCTCGCTGCTCGGCATCGTCGGCGGCGCGCTCACCTTGGCCTGGGAGCCCAGCGATGGTTAA
- a CDS encoding DUF6230 family protein gives MGRISVPKAAAGLVAGFAAFGVAGVAVAQGGLTANLALSGTFFNVNMRHLEGEGFSLFVDSDKKGEEDVPTARLKLEHAVASDLCLYVTTDLPAVGESTLALKAKGDNSVEATDLLVGASDIEGSLVMQDANVGIDARQLSQTADPGTWGLYAKHVSLTADDVRATSIGAKTLSAKNVGVSVERGRGNVC, from the coding sequence GTGGGCAGAATTAGTGTTCCGAAGGCTGCGGCGGGTCTTGTGGCGGGCTTCGCCGCATTCGGTGTGGCTGGCGTTGCGGTGGCGCAGGGCGGTCTGACGGCGAATTTGGCGCTGTCCGGCACGTTCTTCAACGTCAACATGCGTCACTTGGAGGGCGAAGGATTTTCGCTCTTCGTGGACAGTGACAAGAAGGGCGAGGAGGACGTCCCCACCGCGCGGTTGAAGCTGGAGCATGCCGTGGCCTCGGACTTGTGTCTTTATGTCACCACCGACCTGCCCGCGGTGGGCGAGTCCACGCTCGCGCTCAAGGCCAAGGGCGATAACAGCGTGGAGGCCACCGACCTCCTCGTCGGCGCCTCAGATATCGAAGGGTCGCTGGTCATGCAGGACGCCAACGTGGGCATTGATGCCCGCCAGCTCTCCCAGACCGCCGACCCCGGCACGTGGGGCCTCTACGCTAAGCACGTATCGCTGACCGCCGACGATGTCCGCGCCACGTCCATCGGCGCGAAAACCCTCTCGGCAAAGAATGTTGGCGTGTCCGTGGAGCGAGGACGCGGCAATGTCTGCTGA